In Leptolyngbya sp. O-77, the genomic window GCCCTCGGCACAGGAGGGAACCAGTCCTGGTGGTGGCGGTTCGGGATACAGGTCGCGGTAGTTGGGCCCGTCCTGGTAGTTAAACACCGTCGCCTGTCCCTCAAACCGGAAGATAGAGCCGTAGACGTTGGGCTTGCCCGACAGCACGCAGGCATCGTTCACCAGGTAGCGGGTCGGGAAGTTGTCGGTGCCATCTACCACAATGTCGTAGGGTTCCATAATGCTCAGTGCATTCTCGGAACTGAGGCGGGTTTCGTAAAGATCCACCTGGCAGTAGGGGTTGATTTCCAAAATCCGGTTTTTGGCGGACTGAATCTTGGGTTTGCCGACCCAAGAGGTGCCGTGGATCACCTGCCGTTGCAGGTTGGAGTGATCCACCACGTCAAAATCCACAATGCCGATGCGGCCAATACCCGCCGCCGCCAGATAGAGCAGCAGCGGCGAACCCAGCCCGCCCGTGCCGATGCAGAGGACGCTGGCCGCCTTCAGCCGTTTTTGCCCCTCTACACCGACCTCCGGCAGGATCAGGTGTCTAGAATATCGTTCGTAGTCGTCTTTGGTTAACTGGATCTCGTCCAGATTGGGATTGAGCATAGGGGTTTGGGTATCAGGTTTTAGGGGTTAGGAGTTAGAACAGGATATTAAGGTTTTGGGGTAACGGAGTGATGAATCAGACGAGATGAGGGAGCGTTTGAGTTTGCCTTCCTCATATCCGTTTCTGCTTAAAACTGATTCCATCGATTCGTTAGAATCTTTCCACCAGATTACGACTCCAATACTCCCAACCTTCCAACATCCCGCCACACTTTATCTTGGCATCACAATTATTCAGAACAGATGAGGGGTTCTGCCTGAAAGGTATGGTCTTGATCCAAGTTCCAGGATAGTAAATCTTGGGCACTGCCTTGGGAAACAGACACGATGATATAGGAATAGCGTGGCCAGGCGATCGCCCGATCGCACTCTGAGGGCACAGCGGGATGGTCGGGATGGGAGTGATACACGCCGATAATGTCGAGCTGGCGATCGCGCCCGTGTTTCATCGCGGCAAGCATTTCTTGGGGATCAATCCAGTAGCGATCGCGCTTGCTGTTTGCGAGTTGAGACTGGCTCAGCAGGTCTGAAATCAGCGCAGCGGCTTCTGGGTTCCAGGCATTTTCAGCCGCCCACAGTTCTACCACCGTCCGAATCGTTTCATCGCCTGTCGATGCCGTCTGTCCTAGCAGCAGCCCACAGCATTCTTGCGGGTAGGTTTGTTCGGCATGGGCGCGAATCGCCTGCCAGTGGGCTTTGGCTATATGCAGCATCGGTTGCAATGGGTTTAGGGATGGCTCAACCCAGCGTGTGGATACCTGCTGGTTTACAATTCGGCCTGTTTACAAATTGAAATAAATTAAGGGGCGATCGCCTACTTTACATTCCGATACAAAGCCATGAGCTTCCCTTCGGAAAAAGCCAGAATCTTTATCCACCCTTCTGTCTGGAATTCCATGATTTAAATTGCAGCGATTCTAAAGAAAACCTGAGCCTATCAACTTACAAATAAATGTGAAGAACCTTAGCTGAATAGACTCAATGTAACTATTATGCAAAGAACGGGAAGGTTTTATGCCAACCCGTCTCATTTATCCATTCGCAATTCGATCGCATTTATTATGACTACAACCATTCAGCGGCGCGATAGCGCCTCGGCTTGGGAGCGGTTTTGCGCTTGGGTCACCAGCACCAACAACCGCCTGTACGTAGGCTGGTTCGGTGTGCTGATGATTCCCACCCTGCTGACCGCAACAACCTGCTTCATCATCGCCTTCATCGCTGCTCCCCCCGTGGACATCGACGGCATCCGTGAACCCGTTGCAGGTTCCCTGCTGTACGGCAACAACATCATCACCGGCGCAGTGGTTCCTTCCAGCAACGCCATCGGTCTGCACCTGTACCCCATCTGGGAAGCTGCTTCTATGGATGAGTGGCTGTACAACGGCGGTCCCTACCAGCTCGTCGTCTTCCACTTCCTGATCGGCATCTTCGCCTACATGGGTCGTCAGTGGGAACTGAGCTACCGCCTGGGGATGCGTCCCTGGATCTGCGTTGCCTACAGCGCACCTCTGGCCGCTGCCACCTCGGTGTTCCTGATCTACCCGATCGGGCAAGGCTCCTTCTCCGACGGGGATGCCCCTAGGCATCAGCGGCACCCTTCAACTTCATGTTCGTGTTCCAAGCCGAGCACAACATCCTGATGCACCCCTTCCACATGCTGGGCGTCGCAGGCGTGTTCGGCGGCTCCCTGTTCTCCGCTATGCACGGTTCCTTGGTGACCTCCTCGCTGGTGCGTGAGACGACCGAAGTTGAATCGCAGAACTACGGCTACAAGTTCGGTCAGGAAGAAGAGACCTACAACATCGTGGCTGCTCACGGCTACTTTGGTCGGCTGATCTTCCAATACGCCAGCTTCAACAACAGCCGTTCGCTGCACTTCTTCCTGGGTGCATGGCCGGTCGTTTGCATCTGGTTCACGGCGCTGGGCATCAGCACGATGGCGTTTAACCTGAACGGGTTCAACTTCAACCAGTCGGTGCTGGATAGCCAGGGTCGTGTGATCAACACCTGGGCAGACATCCTGAACCGCGCCAACCTGGGCATGGAAGTGATGCACGAGCGCAACGCTCACAACTTCCCCCTCGACCTGGCTTCGGGTGAGGCGGTGCCTGTGGCGCTGACGGCTCCAGCAATCAACAGCTAGGGTTTGTTTCAATTCAGCTTTGCTAATTCAGCTTTGCTGAGTTTGAATTCATCAGATTGGGATGGAGGAGTTCGCTCTTTCATCCCAATTTTTATGGCGTTTTCGCAAATTTCAAGCGTTATAATTTGCAGGCTGAAAAGCTTGTGGCTTGGCGATCCCCGTTGCGGGATTGCCTTTTTGTTGGTATTCTCAGGCGTTGTTTCAGTAGGTCTTAATTCTGTTTTAAGAATTTAGAGCAGAGTTGTTTGTTCGAGCTTCCATGAACCCACGTATCCCAAAACGCTACACGCTGATGATTGCCTGCACCGGGCGATCGCCCCTCACAATCACCTTTCGCCCTGCCGCTGTGCTGACGACTCTAGCCGTGGTTGCAGCGATCCCCATCGTCGGAGTTGGCAAAGTTTTTTACAACTACACCCAGCGAAATCACTCTCTTACGGAGGAAAACTCGGCGCTGGCAGAGCAGGCAAAGGAAATCCTAGAGCAAGTCGAGGTGCTGGAGGCGCAGATTGGCGACTTGCAGCAGCGGGCCGGCATGGACGATGAGGGTGGCGGTGATGAGCCAGCGTCGGCGGGCGATCGCCCCCTGCGTCCTCCCGTTCGGCAGTCTGAAAGCAGCAACTTCCAGGGTGGACTCTCGCAGGCAGTGCCGCCAGAATTGATGCTGCAAGCAGCCCAGGCACAAATTCCTGGATTGCTTCAAAAGTTGCAGCAGCGGGTGCAGCCTGCGCTGGAAAAGACGCTGATCCGCGAAGACGCACGCCCCAAGGGAGTTCCGCTAAAAGGGCGAGGCGTGGAGATTTCTTCTGAGTTTGGGCTACGACGCAACCCCTTTGGCGGCGGCTACGAGCTACACCAGGGGATGGACTTTACCGCAGCCTACGGCACGCCGATTCATGCAACGGCTCCGGGGCGAGTTGTGACGGCGGGTTGGTCGCAGGGCGGCTACGGCTACCACGTCATTGTCGATCATGGCTATGGTTATCGTACGCTCTATGCCCATATGACCAAGGTTGAGGTCGAGGCGGGGGAGAAAATCGAGCGCGATCGCCTTGTGGGTTACCTAGGCAGCACTGGACGCTCCAGTGGCCCCCACCTGCATTACGGGGTGTATTACAACGATCAGCCCATCGACCCCAAAGACTATCTGGAGTAGGATTTAGCTGGAAGCAGCGCATCTACGTCTTAAACCACCGCGTCAGGGGTTCTTCGGGTATCTCTGGATGTCACGTTGACTTTCTCAATCAGCCAAACGTATCTGCTTAACGTATCTGCTTTGATAGTGCAAAGCCGGGTCTGCTGTAGAATTCTGCCTAGAGGAGTCAATTTATTTCGTGCAGAGTAGAGGGCCAACGCAACTCAGTTTGGGGGGTATTGAAAGATGTTTTTTGCACGCAAGCCAGCGGTTTCATCAGGCTCATTGACCTATTTGGGTGAAAAATGTGAAGTCAATGGCGATATTCACCTGGAAGGAAATCTGCGGGTAGATGGGATTGTCCACGGCAATGTAGAAGTGTTGGGCGATATGGAAGTGTCTCACACCGGGTTAGTCGAAGGGATCGAGATTCACGCCCGCAATTTGATTATTCACGGCGTTGTCAAAGCGCGACTGCTGGTAGACGGCAAGCTGTCAGTTAGCAAAACCGCCCGCCTAGAAGGTGACGTAACGGCTGGCGCAATCGACATCGAAGGCGGCGCATTCTACACCGGGCACATGGCCACCACCGATGCCAAGTCCCTCCCTGGTACGGGACGCTTGCCAGAGTTGATTGGGCGAGAGCCGACGGGGGGACTTGGCGGCTAGGGGCAGAGGGCGATCGCTCTATCGCTCCATCACCCCATTCCATCACCCCGTTACCGTTCCCGTCAGGGGCGAGCTGGCGCTGGCGTAGCCTTTTACCGGGATGCGTCCCGACAGGTAGGCGATGCGCCCAGCCTGAGTGGCGAGTCCCATCGCGTACCCCATGAGGACGGGATCTTGCGCCTGGGCGATCGCCGTATTGATCAGCAGCGCATCGGCTCCCATTTCCATCGCCTGAGCGGCCTCGCTGGGCGTGCCAATGCCTGCGTCTACCACGACGGGCACGCTGGCGTTTTCGATGATGATTTGGATATTGGCCGCGTTGCGGATGCCCTGACCAGAGCCAATCGGAGAACCCAGCGGCATCACCGTCGCGCAGCCTGCCTCTTCTAGCCGTTTTGCCAGCAGCGGGTCGGCGTTGATATAGGGCAACACCGCAAAGCCTTCCTTCACCAGTTGCTCGGCGGCTTGCAGCGTGCCGATGGGGTCTGGCAGCAGATACTTGGCATCGGGAATCACTTCCAGCTTCACAAAGTTATTGTCCTCCTGCCCCAGCAGCTTGGCCATTTCGCGGCCTAGCCGCGCTACTCGAATCGCCTCTTCTGCCGTCTTACAGCCTGCGGTATTGGGCAACATCCACAGCGTTTTCCAATCCAGCGCCTCGCCCAAGCCTTCATGCCCTGGCGCGTTGGTCTGCACCCGGCGCACCGCCACCGTCACGATCTCGCTGCCGCTGGCGGCAATGCTGCGGCGCATCAGGTCGAAATTGGCGTATTTGCCTGTACCCGTCATTAACCGCGACCGAAACTCGCGTCCAGCAATGATCAGCGGCTTTGGGTCAGGCGTTGCCGCAGGCGAAAGGGGAGCTTCGGCGGAAATCGGGTCAGCAGGGGTGGCAGCTTGGATCATGGCAGCGGAATTTGAGGATGGGGGAGAGGCTTGGGAGGCAGATGGCTGGGGAACTGGAGCAGACCGCGAGCCAGCGACCGCTTGAAATCGCCGCCAAGAGAAGGCGGCCAGCAGCGGGTCAGCCTGCTGATGACACACCCAGTCGGCAATCAGGCGGGCAGTCATCGGCGCGAGCAAAATGCCGTTGCGGTAGTGCCCAACGGCGAGGGTGAGGTTATCGCAGGGACTAGGGCCGAGGATAGGCATCTCGTCTGGCGTTGCGGGCCGAAAGCCCCACCAGGTTTCTTGAATCGGGAAGTGCTGGAGGGCAGGATAGACGGCGATCGCCCCTGCCAGCAGATCCCTCAACCCCGCAGGCGTGTTTCCAGGCATGAAGCCGACGGGTTCGCTGGTTGCCCCCACCACAATCCGCCCATCCCGCCGGGGCACAATATAGGCTCCGGGCGCATATAGCACCTGCTGGAGTGGCAGTTCGGCCGTTGCGCTGGCCATTGCACTGGGGGGAACCGCAACCGAAAACATCTGCCCTTTGCGCGGCTGCACGGGCACGGGTAGCAGGGCCCGGCTCCAGGCTCCTGTCGCCAGGACATAGTGGGGCGATCGCCACAGTCCCGCACTCGTTTGCACGCCGACCACCTGCTCCCCGCGCTGCTCTAGCCCCAGCACCTCCACGCCTTCATGAATTTCTACGCCCAGCGACTCTGCCGCCAGCCGCAGCGTTAGCGTCAGCGCCCGATTATCCACCTGCCCATCTTCCGCATACCACCAGCCCCCCACAACGCAGTCACCCAACCCCGGCTGAGCCAGGTGGATGGACGCAGTGTCGAGATAAGGGGGAGGAATGAGGAGAGGGCAGATGGGGCGCGTTGGCGTGGGGACGAACCCTCAATGCCGAGTTCTAGGGACAAAATGCCGCAGGGCCAGTAGCCTGTAGATTGTCCGGTCAAGTCTTCGAGTTTTTGCGTCCAGTCGGGATAGAGGGCGCGGCTTTGCAAACACAGATCGAGCATCGGCCCGTCGAGATGCTCGGCGCGGGGAGCGAGCATTCCAGCGGCGGCGTGGCTGGCGGCTTGTTTGAAATCGCGGCTAAGCAAGGTCACCGACACGCCCCGCAGCCTTAACTCTACGGCGATCGCCAGTCCAATAGCACCGCCGCCAATAATCAGCACATCAGAGGCCGAGTTCATATCCACAGCAGAGGGAAGGGATAAAACAGTCCACTACCCTACCATAGACCCCTTACAGGTGTCTGCGCTGGCGCGGCTGGGGCAGGTTGGGGCTGAAAGGTCGAGTCTGGTTGTGGAAAGCTGCCAGGATCAGGCGAGAAGCTAGCCTCACCGCCGACTGAGGTAGGAGCCTGCTGAACGGGGGTTTCTCCAGCAGGGGTTGTGGCTTCACCCCCAACCGCAGCAGGGCTGGGAGCAGGCTGGGTCTGCTGACTAGTGCGAAAGATATTGGGAAGCCTCGGTAGCGAGAGGGTCGCAGAGGGATTCCTGACCGCATTGGAGAGCAATAGCGTGGCAATCACCCCCAGCACTGCAAACGCAATCAGCCGCACCGCCCCGGTTGCCAGCGTGTTGATCAGGGCACCCAACACCAGGATGATAAGAATGAAACCCACGATAGAGATTGTATTCATGCAGTTAGCCCCCTCTAGATTTCACTCGACATACTCGACATAATTGTGCTGCGTTCCTATCTCGCTTTCTCAAGTCTATGCCGGACGACTGGCTTTCGATAGCTTGCGGCATTACGTCAGCCTCAATTTTGTCGAATCACCACAGCGCTCGAACCGGGCCGCGGCCGTCGTCGTAATAGTAGGTTCCGTCGTAGTAATAGCCGTCGCCATAATAGACCCCGGACGGCCCCCCCGTGCCATCGTAGATGGGGCCATCGCCATAGATGGGGCCATCGCCGTAGATGGGCCCGCCTGTGTTCTGGTTGCTGCGACTGGGAACCTGATTGGTCGTTTGGGGAACGGTTTGGGGATTAATTCGAGTCCGGGTTGAGGGCAGGTTAGCAGGAGCCTGAGCCGCAGGAGGCTGGTCTCGCGTTGGACGCAGGGATGGTGGCGTAAACGAGATGGGCCAGCGGGTCTGGAAAATCGTCAGCGCAAAAAACACTAGCAGCCCAAAGCCTAGGTAGCGATACCAGTCTTTGGCCAAGATGTTGACCAAGGCACCCAGGATGAGGAAGGCAATGATGAATCCGAGAAACTCAGCGGTTAGTACCATGACCTGCTCCCAGAACTAGCCCCTTGGACGCGCCCTCTAATATCAAAAGGGGCGATATCCAAAGGGGCGATCGCCATCCAAAACCCGTCATCCTTCACGCGCAAACTGCCCAAATCCTCAGTCTGACAAGCCAACCGCCAATTCTTCGTGAGAGAATGGAGAGATGGCAATGCATCCCTCCGCTCCTGCCAACCCCAGAGCCAGCTTGCCTTGCATAGCTGCCCAGCACAGGTGCCGCAATTGCCTGGTTTGCAACGGTTGTTCAAACGGTTGATCAAACTTCTGACCAGACTGAACCGATTGTTAAGCAGGTCAATCCCCTGCTGTATTAGGATCTGACAGAGAAGGGTTCCTTCTCCGCCTTCAAACGATTGTCCTGGAGCCTGGACGGGTAGCATAGGCTGGGCACTGGGAGGCAATGGTATAGAGAAATTGGGATAAATCAACCTGATGACACCCCAAGATTGAGGTCTAAGGTTATTGTTTAGGGAACTGTGCTAAGGCGCTATCTAGGGCACTGTCTAAGGCACTGAAAATCTACAAATCTGCAAAATTAGCCGAATAAAACTAGCCGAATACACGAATACTGAAATACATTTGTCCATCTGAACTTTAACATTCCTTTTTAGCTTGCATTCACCTCCCCAAGAGCGTCTTTATGAAAAATCTTTTTAAGCCTTTGGGAAACGCAAGGTTTATCCTTCCCAAATCCTAAATTCCTATCCTCTAACCCTTGAAATTCTCGATGACTACTGCTGAACCTATCTGGATCTACGACACGACCCTACGCGACGGGGCCCAGCGAGAAGGGCTGTCGCTTTCCCTAGAAGACAAGCTGCGAATCGCCCACCAGCTTGACCAGATGGGCATTCCCTTTATCGAAGGCGGCTGGCCAGGGGCCAACCCCAAAGACGTACAGTTTTTCTGGCAAATCAAGGAAGAACCGCTGTCTCAGGCGGAAATTGTGGCCTTCTGTTCTACTCGCCGACCGGGGCGCACCGCGGCCGAAGACCCGATGCTGCAACCGATTTTGTCGGCGGGGACGCGCTGGGTGACGGTGTTTGGCAAGTCGTGGGATCTGCACGTCGTCGAGGGACTGAAGACGACGCTGGACGAAAACCTGGAGATGATCCGCGATACGCTGAGCTATTTCCGCAGCCAGGGGCGGCGCGTGATCTATGATGCAGAGCATTGGTTTGACGGGTATCGGCAAAATCCTGACTATGCGCTGGAAACACTGGGCGCGGCGATCGCCGGAGGGGCAGAATGGCTCGTCCTCTGTGACACCAACGGCGGCACGCTGCCCCAAGATGTGGCCACGATTACCCGCGCTGTTTCAAAATATATTGTCAATCACTGGGCTAGCCACCCGCTCGACCCCGATCGCCCTGCCCCGCAAATCGGCATCCATACCCACAATGACTCTGGCACGGCGGTGGCCAACGCTCTGGCGGCTGTGGGCGAGGGCGCACGCAT contains:
- a CDS encoding FAD-dependent oxidoreductase, with protein sequence MNSASDVLIIGGGAIGLAIAVELRLRGVSVTLLSRDFKQAASHAAAGMLAPRAEHLDGPMLDLCLQSRALYPDWTQKLEDLTGQSTGYWPCGILSLELGIEGSSPRQRAPSALSSFLPLISTLRPSTWLSRGWVTALWGAGGMRKMGRWIIGR
- a CDS encoding M23 family metallopeptidase, which translates into the protein MNPRIPKRYTLMIACTGRSPLTITFRPAAVLTTLAVVAAIPIVGVGKVFYNYTQRNHSLTEENSALAEQAKEILEQVEVLEAQIGDLQQRAGMDDEGGGDEPASAGDRPLRPPVRQSESSNFQGGLSQAVPPELMLQAAQAQIPGLLQKLQQRVQPALEKTLIREDARPKGVPLKGRGVEISSEFGLRRNPFGGGYELHQGMDFTAAYGTPIHATAPGRVVTAGWSQGGYGYHVIVDHGYGYRTLYAHMTKVEVEAGEKIERDRLVGYLGSTGRSSGPHLHYGVYYNDQPIDPKDYLE
- a CDS encoding thiazole synthase — its product is MSAEAPLSPAATPDPKPLIIAGREFRSRLMTGTGKYANFDLMRRSIAASGSEIVTVAVRRVQTNAPGHEGLGEALDWKTLWMLPNTAGCKTAEEAIRVARLGREMAKLLGQEDNNFVKLEVIPDAKYLLPDPIGTLQAAEQLVKEGFAVLPYINADPLLAKRLEEAGCATVMPLGSPIGSGQGIRNAANIQIIIENASVPVVVDAGIGTPSEAAQAMEMGADALLINTAIAQAQDPVLMGYAMGLATQAGRIAYLSGRIPVKGYASASSPLTGTVTG
- a CDS encoding Mov34/MPN/PAD-1 family protein; translation: MLHIAKAHWQAIRAHAEQTYPQECCGLLLGQTASTGDETIRTVVELWAAENAWNPEAAALISDLLSQSQLANSKRDRYWIDPQEMLAAMKHGRDRQLDIIGVYHSHPDHPAVPSECDRAIAWPRYSYIIVSVSQGSAQDLLSWNLDQDHTFQAEPLICSE
- a CDS encoding polymer-forming cytoskeletal protein translates to MTYLGEKCEVNGDIHLEGNLRVDGIVHGNVEVLGDMEVSHTGLVEGIEIHARNLIIHGVVKARLLVDGKLSVSKTARLEGDVTAGAIDIEGGAFYTGHMATTDAKSLPGTGRLPELIGREPTGGLGG